A genomic region of uncultured Paludibaculum sp. contains the following coding sequences:
- a CDS encoding tetratricopeptide repeat protein produces the protein MAWLRAILLSWVGLAAFAGAYDVRGQLVPAVQASVSLHGATSPFQASTLSDSAGKFRFKKIQAGTYMLIVFVPGSGETRKTIDIGPAAAGKDGRVDLAVKLDEAKMTPDRSAVVSMRDLSIPDSARNAYRDADKRLGQRDIEGAIAHLKRAVAIAPQFAAAWNHLGTISYQTRRYAEAEEYFRKALEADPDAYEPLVNLGGVLVTLDRPSEAWSFNLNAVLRRPNDALAQSQLGMTYFGLGKLDLAERYLLEARRLDAGHFSHPQLLLAEIYLRRNLKSKAAEQLEDFLKHHPDWPQMEQMRSAISKLRGSPGI, from the coding sequence ATGGCTTGGTTGCGCGCCATCCTGCTGTCCTGGGTGGGCTTGGCCGCGTTTGCGGGCGCTTACGATGTGCGCGGACAACTGGTGCCGGCGGTGCAGGCTTCGGTTTCGCTGCATGGGGCGACTTCGCCGTTTCAGGCTTCCACTCTTAGCGATTCGGCCGGGAAGTTCCGCTTCAAGAAGATTCAGGCCGGGACGTACATGCTGATCGTCTTTGTACCAGGCAGCGGTGAGACGCGCAAAACCATCGACATCGGACCCGCGGCGGCGGGCAAAGACGGACGTGTCGACCTGGCCGTGAAACTGGACGAAGCCAAGATGACTCCGGACCGCAGCGCGGTGGTGTCGATGCGGGACCTGTCGATTCCCGACTCCGCCCGGAATGCGTATCGCGACGCGGATAAGCGGCTGGGGCAGCGGGATATCGAAGGCGCCATTGCCCACCTGAAGCGCGCGGTGGCGATCGCGCCGCAATTCGCGGCGGCTTGGAATCACCTGGGCACCATTTCCTATCAGACACGGAGGTATGCGGAGGCCGAGGAGTACTTCCGAAAAGCACTGGAGGCCGATCCTGATGCTTACGAACCGCTGGTGAATCTGGGCGGCGTGCTGGTGACGCTGGATCGGCCCAGCGAGGCGTGGAGTTTCAACTTAAACGCCGTATTGCGGCGGCCCAACGACGCACTGGCGCAGTCTCAGTTAGGGATGACGTACTTCGGTTTGGGGAAGCTGGACCTGGCGGAGCGCTATCTGTTGGAGGCGCGGCGTCTGGACGCGGGCCATTTTTCCCACCCGCAGTTGCTGCTGGCCGAGATCTATCTGCGCCGCAACTTGAAGAGCAAGGCCGCGGAACAACTGGAGGATTTCCTGAAGCACCACCCCGACTGGCCACAGATGGAACAGATGCGGTCGGCCATTTCGAAGCTGCGGGGCAGTCCGGGGATCTGA
- a CDS encoding branched-chain amino acid transaminase: MFDNQDVLIYFNNQFVPLRDANVNILTHSLHYGTGVFEGIRGYWVPEDEELFLVRCEDHYHRWKSNCRILEIDPPKSAEELTEITAELVRLNHFQTDIYVRPLSYMSSARVGVKPDGRHSFAIAAIPFGVYIDSAKGIHAGVASWRRIEDQAIPARAKICGAYVNSVLATTEAHYHGYDEAILLNENGHVAEGSTCNVFMVRHGKLITPPPSDNILEGLVRDCVITLARREMHMEVIERSIDRTELYVCDELFFTGTAVEVAPVTMVDHRTVGCGNIGFVTGHIRELYAQATRGRIADYHAWLHPAYQPAMAV, encoded by the coding sequence ATGTTTGACAACCAAGACGTCCTCATCTATTTCAATAATCAGTTCGTCCCGCTGCGCGATGCCAATGTGAACATCCTCACCCACAGCCTGCACTACGGCACCGGCGTGTTTGAGGGGATTCGTGGCTATTGGGTTCCAGAGGACGAGGAACTCTTCCTGGTCCGCTGCGAAGACCACTATCACCGTTGGAAGTCGAACTGCCGCATCCTGGAGATCGATCCGCCCAAGAGCGCCGAGGAGCTCACCGAGATCACGGCCGAACTCGTCCGTCTGAATCACTTCCAGACCGACATCTACGTCCGCCCGCTTTCTTACATGTCGTCGGCTCGCGTAGGCGTGAAACCGGACGGACGCCACAGCTTCGCCATCGCCGCCATTCCCTTCGGCGTGTACATCGACAGCGCGAAGGGCATCCATGCCGGCGTTGCCTCGTGGCGCCGCATCGAAGACCAGGCGATACCCGCCCGCGCCAAGATCTGCGGAGCCTATGTGAACAGCGTGCTGGCCACCACCGAGGCCCACTACCACGGCTACGACGAGGCGATCCTGCTGAACGAGAACGGCCACGTCGCCGAAGGCTCCACCTGCAACGTGTTCATGGTGCGCCACGGCAAGCTCATCACGCCGCCACCTTCCGACAACATCCTGGAGGGCCTTGTGCGCGACTGCGTCATCACACTGGCCCGCCGCGAAATGCACATGGAAGTGATCGAACGCTCCATCGATCGCACCGAACTCTACGTCTGCGACGAGCTCTTCTTCACCGGTACCGCCGTGGAAGTGGCGCCGGTCACCATGGTGGATCACCGGACCGTAGGCTGCGGCAACATCGGCTTCGTCACCGGTCACATCCGCGAACTGTACGCTCAAGCGACGCGCGGCCGCATCGCCGATTACCACGCCTGGCTGCACCCGGCCTATCAGCCGGCGATGGCCGTCTAG
- a CDS encoding glycosyl hydrolase — MRYLLIALPVLAAFAQAQQPTLHPKALPSRPPATLQELRQHFADPPADFRPMPLWVWNDEMSEPRIRQMLADYKKQGFGGVFIHPRPGLITEYLGTDWFRLWRVALEEGKRLGLLVNIYDENSYPSGFAGGHVPAEAPDTASQFVVAEVDQPASVVSSNPLVVAFFAVKKDAAGAVTSARRVSSKQDVETGESVVAFRLRRASGNPWTGEFPYVDLTNPRTTPLFLKTTYEAYKREIGAEFGKSVKWSFTDEPLLATGGAYDNAKNALPLSFNTLSQFRLRNGYDLADHIASLYWDTGEFQKVRFDYWQTLHDLWKENFMAPMFNWCDRNGLQFTGHWMEHEWPAPWITPADASLYAFEHVPGIDMLEGANLRLTGEDPHMLFTIKQVASVSHQLGRRAFCEAYGVAGWDSTFEHYKRFGDWLMVHGINFMDQHLSFTTVRGARKRDHPQSFSDVSAWFPYYRTHNDHLARVSYLNSLTTPHNRALLLEQTTSGFLYARRAAATPELDRMRKNNATLNQFLAGHQVDYDLGDEYMLEWFGKVASRKLTVGQASYDLLILPPDLTNLRKQTLPVLEQWLAAGGEILSLSPAPAFVDGRPSDAPQALKTRYRAQWHDVDSNGALLSELHRRLAPRVTFSSAVPSSIGFSERFLPNGDRVLFLTNSGLATVKTSATVDAASLEFWDTASGRITPAQWTAGGGKATFPVELAPAASLLLIARGTAAKPAQAVAATQTPMPDVNWQAKADSANVLALDYCDLTVGAESWRNINTWRANWLIWQHHGFERPAWDNAVQFKRSVLDRNHFDAKSGFQATFHFEITAGVDTASLRLAIETPELYRITLNGKPVDFKTAQRWLDPHLMAAPIAALVQSGTNVVQITAKPFDVHMELENIYITGQFAAVPVAQGFQLALAKTLEMGAWATQGYPFYSGSVTYTASVEVPAGSNALRIQLNDWKGSMAAILLDGKQAAVLGWPPYSASIPATPGKHTLAVKVVSTPRNTFGPFHNPTKPRMRAWPAAWADFPEHQPAGSAYDVLDYGLINVPTVIAEKLMAPAGATSTASVH, encoded by the coding sequence ATGCGCTATCTTCTCATTGCCCTTCCCGTCCTGGCCGCGTTCGCCCAGGCTCAGCAGCCCACCCTGCATCCCAAGGCTCTGCCGTCGCGTCCGCCCGCCACTTTGCAGGAGCTCCGCCAGCACTTCGCTGACCCGCCGGCGGACTTCCGGCCCATGCCTCTTTGGGTCTGGAACGACGAGATGAGCGAGCCGCGCATCCGCCAGATGCTGGCCGATTATAAGAAGCAGGGCTTCGGCGGCGTCTTCATTCACCCTCGGCCCGGCCTCATCACCGAATACCTCGGCACCGACTGGTTCCGCCTCTGGCGCGTCGCCTTGGAAGAGGGCAAACGCCTCGGCCTCCTCGTCAACATCTACGACGAGAACTCTTACCCGTCGGGCTTCGCCGGCGGCCACGTCCCAGCCGAAGCGCCCGACACCGCCTCGCAGTTCGTCGTCGCCGAAGTCGACCAGCCCGCCTCCGTCGTCTCCTCCAATCCGCTCGTCGTGGCCTTCTTTGCCGTAAAGAAAGATGCCGCCGGAGCCGTCACCTCCGCACGCCGTGTCTCCTCGAAACAGGACGTCGAAACTGGTGAATCCGTCGTCGCCTTCCGCCTGCGCCGCGCCTCCGGCAACCCCTGGACCGGTGAGTTCCCCTACGTCGATCTCACCAATCCCCGCACCACGCCGCTCTTCCTGAAGACGACCTACGAAGCCTACAAGCGTGAGATCGGAGCGGAATTCGGCAAAAGCGTCAAGTGGTCTTTCACCGACGAGCCTCTCCTCGCCACCGGCGGAGCCTACGACAACGCCAAGAACGCCCTACCCCTCAGCTTCAACACACTCTCGCAGTTCCGCCTGCGCAACGGCTATGACCTCGCCGATCACATCGCTTCGCTCTACTGGGACACCGGCGAATTCCAGAAGGTCCGCTTCGACTACTGGCAGACCCTCCACGACCTCTGGAAAGAGAACTTCATGGCGCCCATGTTCAACTGGTGCGACCGCAACGGCCTCCAATTCACAGGACATTGGATGGAGCACGAGTGGCCCGCGCCCTGGATCACCCCCGCCGACGCCTCGCTCTATGCCTTTGAACACGTGCCCGGCATCGACATGCTGGAAGGTGCCAACCTGCGCCTCACCGGCGAGGATCCGCACATGCTGTTCACCATCAAACAGGTAGCCAGCGTGTCGCACCAACTCGGCCGCCGCGCCTTCTGCGAAGCCTACGGCGTCGCAGGCTGGGACAGCACCTTCGAACACTACAAGCGCTTCGGCGACTGGCTCATGGTCCACGGCATCAACTTCATGGACCAGCACCTCAGCTTCACCACCGTCCGCGGAGCCCGCAAGCGCGACCACCCGCAGAGCTTCAGCGACGTCTCCGCCTGGTTCCCCTACTACCGCACCCACAACGATCACCTCGCCCGCGTCTCTTACCTGAACAGCCTCACCACACCGCACAACCGCGCGCTCCTGCTGGAGCAGACCACCAGCGGCTTCCTCTATGCCCGCCGGGCCGCCGCGACTCCTGAACTCGATCGCATGCGAAAGAACAACGCGACCCTGAATCAGTTTCTGGCCGGACACCAGGTGGACTACGACCTCGGCGACGAGTACATGCTCGAGTGGTTCGGCAAAGTGGCCAGCCGGAAGCTCACCGTCGGCCAGGCTTCCTACGACCTGCTGATCCTGCCGCCCGACCTCACCAACCTCCGCAAGCAGACCCTGCCCGTCCTGGAGCAGTGGCTCGCGGCCGGAGGCGAAATCCTCTCGCTGTCACCTGCACCCGCCTTCGTCGACGGCCGCCCCAGCGACGCGCCGCAGGCGCTGAAGACCCGTTACCGCGCGCAGTGGCACGATGTCGACTCCAACGGCGCCCTGCTTTCAGAACTCCACCGCCGCCTCGCGCCGCGCGTCACCTTCTCCAGCGCGGTCCCGAGTTCCATCGGCTTCTCGGAACGGTTCCTGCCCAACGGCGACCGCGTCCTCTTCCTCACCAACAGCGGACTGGCCACGGTGAAGACCTCAGCTACCGTCGACGCAGCCTCCCTCGAATTCTGGGATACCGCCAGCGGCCGCATCACGCCCGCGCAATGGACCGCGGGCGGCGGCAAAGCCACCTTTCCCGTGGAACTCGCGCCAGCCGCTTCTCTGCTTCTCATCGCGCGCGGAACGGCCGCCAAGCCGGCTCAGGCCGTGGCCGCCACCCAGACGCCGATGCCCGACGTGAACTGGCAGGCCAAAGCCGACTCGGCCAACGTCCTCGCCCTCGATTACTGCGACCTCACCGTAGGCGCCGAGTCCTGGCGGAACATCAATACCTGGCGCGCCAATTGGCTCATCTGGCAACACCATGGCTTCGAAAGGCCGGCCTGGGACAACGCGGTCCAGTTCAAGCGCTCCGTGCTCGACCGCAACCACTTCGACGCCAAGTCCGGCTTCCAGGCAACGTTCCACTTCGAAATCACGGCTGGAGTCGACACAGCGTCCCTCCGCCTCGCCATCGAGACGCCGGAACTCTACCGCATCACCCTCAACGGCAAGCCTGTCGATTTCAAGACCGCGCAGCGCTGGCTCGATCCGCACCTGATGGCGGCGCCCATCGCCGCGCTGGTCCAGTCCGGAACCAACGTCGTGCAGATCACGGCCAAGCCCTTCGACGTTCACATGGAGCTCGAGAACATCTACATCACCGGCCAGTTCGCTGCCGTCCCCGTGGCGCAGGGCTTCCAACTCGCACTCGCAAAGACCCTGGAAATGGGCGCCTGGGCAACCCAGGGCTACCCATTCTACTCGGGTTCGGTGACCTACACCGCCAGCGTGGAGGTACCCGCCGGCAGCAACGCGCTACGCATCCAGCTCAACGACTGGAAGGGCTCAATGGCGGCGATTCTGCTCGACGGCAAGCAGGCCGCGGTCCTCGGCTGGCCGCCCTATTCGGCTTCCATCCCAGCGACGCCGGGCAAACATACCCTGGCAGTGAAAGTGGTCTCGACGCCGCGCAACACGTTCGGCCCGTTCCACAATCCCACCAAGCCGCGCATGCGCGCCTGGCCGGCAGCCTGGGCGGACTTCCCCGAGCATCAGCCCGCGGGTAGCGCATACGACGTTCTGGACTACGGGCTGATCAACGTGCCCACGGTGATCGCCGAGAAATTGATGGCCCCGGCCGGCGCGACCTCAACGGCCAGCGTGCATTAG
- a CDS encoding 2-oxoacid:acceptor oxidoreductase family protein has translation MSELKCIHGKADCFYEHYERKGELQHQTHYCPGCGHGIAHKLLAESIDELGIRDRVILVSPVGCSVFLYYYFDVGNVQVAHGRAPAVATALKRAHPEAIVISYQGDGDLAAIGSAEILHAANRGENYTSIFINNAIYGMTGGQMAPTTLMGDRTTTTPFGRNVFNDGYPLHVSEIIATLEAPAYVERAALGNTKQILQAKKAIKKALETQMKGLGFSMVEILSPCPTIWKMDPVDAQKHVREGLAAVYPLGAKRDRTKEAEPRPAPVPAPALEELPRILKLDKGSDIAAPAHHEAVDFRVKVAGFGGQGVLLLGQLLAEAGMDYGLEVSWLPSYGPEMRSGTSNCHVRLSNKPVDSPFVSRPNVLIALNEPSLRKFLSSVESGGLVLYNGTSIPDDCMRADLRMHAIPFFAVADELGSTKVGNIVVLGALLSATGVLPLDVVDHALPRVVKAEKWIEIDRQALRRGASLLCPEVPVHV, from the coding sequence ATGTCTGAACTGAAGTGCATCCACGGGAAGGCCGACTGCTTCTACGAGCACTACGAGCGCAAGGGCGAACTGCAGCATCAGACGCACTACTGCCCCGGCTGCGGCCACGGCATCGCGCACAAGCTGCTGGCCGAATCCATCGACGAGCTCGGCATCCGCGACCGCGTCATTCTGGTCTCACCGGTCGGCTGCTCCGTATTCCTCTACTACTACTTCGACGTCGGCAACGTGCAGGTCGCCCACGGCCGTGCACCGGCGGTCGCCACCGCGCTGAAACGCGCGCACCCGGAAGCGATCGTCATCTCCTATCAGGGCGACGGCGACCTTGCCGCCATCGGCAGCGCGGAGATCCTGCATGCCGCCAATCGCGGCGAGAACTACACGTCCATCTTCATCAACAACGCGATCTACGGCATGACCGGAGGCCAGATGGCGCCCACCACGCTGATGGGCGACCGCACCACCACGACTCCGTTCGGCCGCAACGTCTTCAACGACGGCTACCCGCTGCACGTCTCCGAAATCATCGCCACCCTGGAAGCGCCCGCTTACGTCGAGCGCGCCGCTCTCGGCAACACCAAGCAGATTCTCCAGGCCAAGAAAGCCATCAAAAAGGCGCTGGAAACTCAGATGAAGGGCCTGGGGTTCTCCATGGTCGAGATCCTCTCCCCCTGCCCCACCATCTGGAAGATGGATCCCGTGGACGCACAGAAGCACGTGCGCGAAGGTCTCGCCGCCGTCTATCCGCTGGGCGCCAAGCGCGACCGCACCAAGGAAGCCGAGCCCCGGCCCGCCCCCGTGCCAGCGCCGGCCCTGGAAGAGCTGCCGCGCATCCTCAAGCTCGACAAAGGCTCCGACATAGCGGCGCCTGCACACCACGAAGCCGTCGATTTCCGCGTAAAAGTCGCGGGTTTCGGCGGACAGGGGGTCCTGCTTCTGGGCCAACTGCTGGCCGAGGCCGGCATGGACTACGGCCTGGAAGTCTCCTGGCTGCCCAGCTATGGGCCCGAGATGCGTTCAGGCACTTCGAACTGTCACGTCCGCCTATCCAACAAGCCGGTCGACTCGCCCTTCGTCTCACGGCCCAACGTGCTGATCGCGTTGAACGAGCCCTCGCTCCGCAAATTCCTTTCCAGTGTGGAATCCGGAGGATTGGTCCTCTACAACGGCACTTCGATCCCCGACGATTGCATGCGAGCTGATCTGCGGATGCACGCCATTCCGTTCTTCGCCGTGGCCGACGAACTCGGCAGCACCAAGGTCGGCAATATCGTCGTCCTGGGCGCTCTGCTCTCCGCCACCGGCGTGCTTCCGCTGGATGTGGTCGACCATGCCCTGCCCCGCGTGGTGAAGGCCGAAAAGTGGATCGAAATCGATCGCCAGGCCCTGCGCCGCGGCGCTTCCCTGTTGTGTCCCGAGGTACCTGTCCATGTTTGA
- a CDS encoding 4Fe-4S dicluster domain-containing protein: MSACTIEEAVDIKGYVEIDPEECKGCGLCVAACVQKVLSLSPRLNRYGYHPATNEEKPCNGCGLCFYACPEPGAIHVFKAVD; the protein is encoded by the coding sequence ATGTCTGCCTGCACGATTGAAGAAGCCGTCGACATCAAAGGCTATGTCGAGATCGACCCCGAGGAGTGCAAGGGCTGCGGCCTATGCGTCGCGGCCTGCGTGCAGAAAGTGCTGAGCCTGTCGCCGCGGCTCAACCGCTACGGCTACCACCCGGCCACCAACGAGGAGAAGCCGTGCAACGGCTGCGGGCTGTGCTTCTACGCCTGCCCCGAGCCTGGTGCCATCCACGTCTTCAAAGCGGTCGACTAG
- a CDS encoding glycoside hydrolase family 43 protein, with translation MRILISFLLAAGLWAQGQRAVFEPGAVWPDTDGKPIQAHGGGILLHQGVYYWYGEDKTLGNFNRTGVAVYSSRDLLNWKREGLALPKDGVPELFRESGVCERPKVLYNKRTKKFVMWMHLDDKPYAVASAGVALSDTPVGPFHFEGYSRPVKFDFGYPEKDRTNQKELGGTYRDMNLFLDEDGRAYAFYSSEDNWTMYVVRLNAEFTGPELPVVQGKTWQRILVKDQREGPAPFKYKGKYYLFSSACTGWKPNRASYAVAENILGPWTVKGDPSVGPEAETTFRSQSTYVLPAPGKRKDAFIFMADRWNPEKLQDSRYVWLPFVVRPGDKIELKWADRWDWSVFQK, from the coding sequence ATGCGGATCCTAATCTCGTTTTTATTGGCGGCCGGATTATGGGCGCAAGGGCAGCGGGCGGTGTTCGAACCCGGCGCGGTATGGCCAGATACGGACGGCAAGCCGATTCAGGCGCACGGTGGCGGGATCCTGCTGCACCAGGGTGTTTACTACTGGTATGGCGAGGACAAGACGCTGGGGAATTTCAACCGTACCGGTGTGGCGGTGTACTCCTCAAGGGATCTGCTCAACTGGAAGCGCGAGGGGCTGGCTCTGCCTAAGGACGGCGTGCCGGAGCTGTTTCGCGAGTCGGGTGTGTGCGAGAGGCCAAAGGTGCTGTATAACAAGCGCACGAAGAAGTTCGTGATGTGGATGCATCTCGACGATAAGCCATACGCGGTGGCCAGCGCAGGTGTTGCCTTGTCGGATACGCCGGTGGGTCCGTTCCACTTTGAGGGCTACTCGCGGCCTGTGAAATTCGACTTCGGGTATCCCGAGAAGGACCGCACGAATCAGAAGGAGTTGGGCGGGACATACCGGGACATGAACCTGTTCCTGGATGAGGACGGGCGCGCGTATGCGTTCTATTCGTCGGAGGACAACTGGACCATGTATGTGGTGCGGCTGAACGCCGAGTTCACGGGTCCAGAGCTGCCGGTGGTGCAGGGCAAGACGTGGCAGCGGATCCTGGTGAAGGATCAGCGGGAGGGGCCGGCCCCATTTAAGTACAAGGGCAAATACTACCTGTTCAGCTCAGCCTGTACGGGTTGGAAACCGAACCGGGCATCGTATGCGGTGGCGGAGAACATCCTGGGGCCCTGGACGGTGAAGGGCGACCCGAGTGTCGGGCCGGAGGCTGAGACGACATTCCGGTCGCAGAGTACGTACGTGCTGCCGGCTCCGGGCAAGCGCAAGGACGCTTTCATCTTCATGGCTGACAGGTGGAATCCGGAGAAGCTGCAGGACTCGCGGTATGTGTGGTTGCCGTTTGTGGTGCGGCCCGGGGACAAGATCGAGTTGAAGTGGGCGGACCGGTGGGACTGGTCGGTTTTTCAGAAGTGA
- a CDS encoding 3-methyl-2-oxobutanoate dehydrogenase subunit VorB, producing the protein MPKQLIKGNEALVKGAVLAGCRAFYGYPITPANEIAESAAVYIPQAGGVFLQAESEVAAINMVYGGASAGVRTMTASSGPGMSLMCEGISYIAGAELPCVIANIMRGGPGLGNIAPEQSDYFQAVKGGGHGCYHALVLAPASAQEMCDLTFLGFDLADKYRNPVILLADGCLGQMMEPVEFPTTPRAPRTPDWAVDGTAATRPNLISSIYLQPDDLEKHILKLEAKYKRAQIEETRWENYRTDDAELVFVGYGIVARILKSVVEKLRSQGVKAGLLRPITLYPFPTQELRRLADQAQQFFVVEMSTGQMVEDVRLAIEGRRPVEFYGRCGGNIPTAEEIVAEVFAHV; encoded by the coding sequence ATGCCGAAGCAACTCATCAAAGGCAACGAAGCCCTGGTCAAGGGCGCCGTGCTGGCTGGCTGCCGCGCGTTCTACGGTTACCCCATTACACCCGCCAACGAGATCGCGGAATCCGCCGCGGTCTATATCCCGCAAGCCGGCGGCGTCTTCCTCCAGGCGGAAAGTGAAGTCGCCGCCATCAACATGGTCTATGGTGGAGCCTCGGCCGGCGTCCGCACCATGACCGCTTCCTCCGGACCCGGCATGAGCCTGATGTGCGAAGGCATCAGCTACATCGCCGGAGCCGAGCTGCCCTGCGTCATCGCCAACATCATGCGCGGCGGCCCGGGCCTGGGCAACATCGCGCCCGAGCAGTCCGACTATTTCCAGGCGGTGAAGGGCGGCGGCCACGGCTGCTATCACGCTCTGGTCCTGGCGCCCGCCTCCGCCCAGGAGATGTGCGACCTCACCTTCCTCGGCTTCGACCTGGCCGACAAGTACCGCAACCCGGTAATCCTCCTGGCCGACGGCTGCCTGGGTCAGATGATGGAGCCGGTGGAGTTCCCCACCACACCGCGCGCGCCGCGCACGCCCGATTGGGCCGTGGACGGCACCGCCGCCACGCGACCTAACTTGATCTCGTCCATCTACCTGCAGCCGGACGATCTCGAGAAGCACATCCTCAAGCTCGAAGCGAAGTACAAACGCGCCCAAATCGAGGAGACGCGCTGGGAGAACTACCGCACGGACGATGCGGAACTCGTCTTCGTCGGCTACGGCATCGTGGCCCGCATCCTCAAATCAGTGGTCGAGAAGCTGCGTTCCCAGGGTGTCAAAGCCGGCCTGCTGCGCCCCATCACGCTCTATCCGTTCCCGACCCAGGAACTGCGCCGTCTCGCCGATCAGGCCCAGCAATTCTTCGTAGTCGAAATGAGCACGGGCCAGATGGTGGAAGACGTACGGCTGGCCATCGAAGGCCGCCGCCCCGTGGAGTTCTATGGCCGCTGCGGCGGCAACATTCCCACGGCCGAGGAAATTGTCGCGGAGGTGTTCGCCCATGTCTGA
- a CDS encoding HD domain-containing protein, with protein MPSYREALVEYIRRAALPVDKYGHQPRLYSLACEVGRGLVFDDDVVFAAAWLHDLGVFIGHRPEDPGALAHWDHVVYTVDRVPTILRDAGFDESKIPAVLDVIRTHQPADEPASVEAVIVRDADILEQLGSIGILRAVAKVGRDTRYPTFTSVRTVLERALGTLPGKLRLDTSRRLAEGKTRTIALFLSSLAVEDQGELH; from the coding sequence TTGCCGTCCTATCGCGAAGCGTTAGTGGAGTACATCCGGCGGGCAGCCCTGCCGGTGGACAAGTATGGCCATCAACCGCGGCTCTATAGCCTCGCTTGCGAGGTGGGCCGCGGTTTGGTTTTTGACGACGACGTTGTTTTCGCAGCGGCCTGGCTGCACGACCTAGGGGTGTTCATTGGGCACCGGCCCGAGGATCCTGGTGCTTTGGCGCACTGGGATCACGTCGTCTATACGGTCGACCGCGTGCCCACGATTCTGCGGGACGCAGGCTTTGACGAGAGCAAGATTCCCGCCGTGCTCGATGTGATCCGCACCCACCAACCGGCGGACGAACCGGCGAGCGTGGAAGCGGTGATTGTGCGTGACGCCGATATCCTGGAACAGTTGGGTTCGATTGGGATCCTTCGCGCCGTGGCGAAGGTCGGGCGGGACACTCGGTACCCGACCTTCACCAGTGTGCGGACGGTCCTCGAAAGGGCCTTGGGGACCTTGCCGGGCAAGCTGCGGCTGGATACATCCAGGCGCCTGGCGGAGGGCAAGACGCGGACGATCGCGCTGTTTCTCTCATCGCTGGCCGTGGAAGACCAGGGCGAGTTGCACTAA
- a CDS encoding sulfatase, whose amino-acid sequence MLSRRQFVASAAAFQRPRRPNILFVLPDQLRAQALGCMGNPVVQTPNIDRLAGEGVTFRNTIANTPVCCPARAIFLTGQYCHKNGMVANDLRLRESSITLPSLLKQSGYRTGFIGKWHVDGGPRLPGFIPPGPRRHGYDFWAANECSHQHFKNTYFRDTPEPLPVRGFEPEGWTDLALEFLETTKRDTRPFFLSVFMGPPHDPYGAPDAYMRRYENVPKPLNAYYAAITAIDDQVGRLTRSLDELGLAEDTIVLFSSDHGDMLGTHDAILKRKPWEESIRVPGILRYPRRIKPGRVEQSLLSHVDYAPTLLSLCGLPVPKAMQGTDLSGLVTGDNRRAPDSAFLQIFGPYAGDRTPAGWRGLRTGRYKYARFEDKPWVLYDLKDDPNEEHNLAADPAAAKLRRQLETQLEAWMRRTGDSWKYNWTAPVEDAGRLYKDKVYYSVDEYLREHPE is encoded by the coding sequence ATGCTTTCACGCCGCCAGTTCGTCGCCTCAGCCGCCGCTTTTCAACGCCCCCGCCGCCCCAACATCCTTTTCGTCCTGCCCGACCAGTTGCGGGCGCAGGCCCTGGGCTGCATGGGCAACCCCGTGGTACAGACTCCAAACATCGACCGGCTCGCCGGCGAAGGCGTCACTTTCCGCAACACCATCGCCAACACACCAGTCTGCTGCCCGGCCCGCGCCATCTTCCTCACTGGCCAGTACTGCCACAAGAACGGCATGGTCGCCAACGACCTGCGCCTGCGGGAATCCTCCATCACTCTGCCCAGCCTGCTGAAACAAAGCGGCTACCGCACCGGCTTCATTGGTAAATGGCACGTCGACGGCGGACCTCGCCTCCCCGGCTTCATCCCACCCGGACCCCGCCGCCACGGCTACGACTTCTGGGCGGCCAACGAGTGCTCGCATCAGCACTTCAAGAACACCTACTTCCGCGACACGCCGGAGCCGCTACCCGTCCGCGGCTTCGAACCCGAAGGCTGGACGGACCTCGCCCTCGAGTTCCTCGAGACCACCAAGCGCGACACCCGCCCCTTCTTCCTCTCCGTCTTCATGGGCCCGCCGCACGATCCTTACGGAGCGCCGGACGCCTACATGCGCCGCTATGAGAACGTACCGAAGCCGCTCAACGCCTATTACGCCGCCATCACGGCCATTGACGATCAGGTCGGCCGCCTCACCCGCTCGTTGGATGAGCTGGGTCTGGCCGAAGACACCATCGTCCTGTTCTCGTCCGACCACGGAGACATGCTCGGCACTCACGACGCGATTCTCAAGCGCAAGCCCTGGGAAGAGTCGATCCGCGTACCCGGCATCCTCCGCTACCCGCGCCGCATCAAGCCCGGCCGCGTCGAGCAGTCGCTACTTTCGCACGTCGACTATGCACCGACTCTGCTGAGCCTCTGCGGACTCCCCGTCCCCAAGGCCATGCAAGGTACGGACCTCTCCGGTCTCGTCACCGGAGACAACCGCCGCGCGCCGGATTCGGCCTTCCTCCAGATCTTCGGTCCCTACGCGGGCGACCGCACGCCAGCGGGCTGGCGCGGCCTCCGCACCGGCCGCTACAAGTACGCGCGATTCGAGGACAAGCCTTGGGTCCTTTACGATCTCAAGGACGATCCCAATGAAGAGCACAACCTCGCGGCCGACCCCGCGGCCGCCAAGCTCCGCCGGCAACTGGAAACGCAACTCGAGGCGTGGATGCGCCGCACCGGCGACTCGTGGAAGTACAACTGGACCGCACCCGTCGAAGACGCGGGCCGGCTCTACAAGGACAAGGTGTACTACAGCGTGGACGAGTATCTGCGAGAGCACCCGGAGTGA